The following nucleotide sequence is from Streptomyces sp. HUAS CB01.
GAGCTCGCCGAGGGCGGGCGCGCTGCGGATGGCGTGCGCGACCGCGATGCCCATGGGTTCGCACGCCGCCTCGTCGATCGTCTCGGGGTTCCGCGGGCGGGAGCCGTTGCAGCCGGCCGTGCGCTTCCTGACCAGTGCGGAGCCCCGGCCGCCGGGACGCCCTCGTCCGGTCCGTCCGCCCCGACGACAGCCCGCGACCGCTTTTCTGACGGGGCGTCCGTCCGCCCGGGTCAAGGAGCGGGTCGTCCGCTCCACCGTCGGACCGCTCCGGCCGGCCGTGGGCCCTCCGGCTGACGCCGGGAATGTCATGACGGAGCGCACCGCGTCTTGACGCCCACCCCCTCCGGATGGATTATTCATCGCATGATGAATAATCCGTCGGAGGGCACTCCGGCACCGGCCGTCCACGCGCGCGCCCTCACCGTCGTGCGCGGCTCCCGCACCGTCCTGCGCAACCTCGACTTCGACGTGCCGCCCGGCCAGATCACCGGACTCCTCGGCCCCTCGGGCTGCGGCAAATCCACCCTCATGCGGGCCGTCGTCGGCACCCAGGCCCGGGTCACCGGCACCCTCGACGTCCTCGGCCGGCCCGCCGGGCACGCCGCACTGCGCTCCCGCATCGGCTACGTCACCCAGGCACCCTCCGTCTACGACGACCTGACCGTCCGCCAGAACCTGGACTACTTCGCCGCGGTGCTCGACCCCGGCCGCGCCGCCGCCGAACGCCGCCGGCGCCATGTCTCCCAGGCCCTCACGGACGTGGACCTCGCCGCGCACGCCGGCTCACTCGCGGGGAGGCTCTCCGGCGGTCAGCGCAGCCGCGTCTCCCTCGCCGTCGCCCTCCTCGGAACGCCCGAACTGCTCGTCCTCGACGAGCCCACCGTCGGTCTCGACCCCGTCCTGCGCCGTGACCTGTGGGACCTCTTCCACCGCATCGCCGCCGAACGCGGCACCACGATCCTCGTCTCCTCGCACGTCATGGACGAGGCCGAGCGCTGCCATCGGCTCCTCCTGCTGCGCGACGGCGAACTCCTCGCCGACGACACCCCCGACGCCCTCCGCCGCCGCAACGACACCGCCACCGTCGAGGACGCCTTCCTCCACCTCGTCGACACGGCCAACGCCCTCCAGGAGACCGCCCGATGAACGCCCAGCCGACACCCCCGACCGTGCCCGCCACCCTGGCGGCTCCGCGACGCGCGCTCTCCCTGTCCCGCACCCTTGCCACCGCGGCCCGGGTCCTGCGGCAGCTGCGGCACGATCCCCGCTCGATCGCCCTGATGCTGCTGGTGCCGTGCCTGATGCTCTTCCTGCTGCGCTACGTCTTCGACGGCAGCCCGCAGACCTTCGACGCCATCGGCGCCTCGCTGCTCGGTATCTTCCCGCTGATCACGATGTTCCTGATCACCTCCATCGCCACACTGCGCGAGCGCACCTCCGGCACCCTCGAACGCCTGCTCGCCATGCCACTCGGGAAGGCCGACCTCATCGCCGGCTACGCCCTGGCCTTCGGCCTGCTGGCCGTCGTCCAGTCCGCCCTCGCGACCGGGCTCGCGGTCTGGTTCCTCGGCCTGGACGTCGTCGGCTCCGCCTGGCTGCTGCTCCTGGTCGCCCTGCTGGACGCCCTGCTCGGCACGGCCCTCGGCCTGTTCGTCTCCGCCTTCGCCGCGTCCGAGTTCCAGGCGGTCCAGTTCATGCCGGCCGTGATCTTCCCCCAGCTCCTCCTCTGCGGCCTCTTCACCGCCCGTGACAACATGCATCCCGTCCTCGAGGGCTTCTCGAACGTGCTGCCCATGTCGTACGCCGTCGACGGCATGAACGAGGTCCTCCGTCACACCGACGTCACCGCCGACTTCCTCCGCGACGTCCTCGTCGTCTCCGCCTGCGCCCTCCTCGTGCTCTCCCTGGGCGCGGCCACCCTCCGCCGCCGTACCGCGTGACCGTCCCTCGGACACCGCCGACACCACCGCCGCCCCGGTGCGAGGATGTCCATGTCCGTGGGAGAAGCCGGGAGCGACCGGTCACGGACATGGACGACCCACGTGCACACGCACCAGCCCGGCGAGGTGACCCGCATGACCCAGACAGTCGCAGTCCTCGGCACCGGCAAGATCGGCGAGGCCCTGCTCAGCGGCATGATCCGGGCCGGCTGGCCCGCCTCCGCCCTGCTGGTCACCACCCGCCGGGCGGACCGCGCGGAGGAGCTCCGCACCCGTTACGGGGTGGAAGCCGTCACCAACGCGGAGGCCGCCAAGCGGGCCGACACCCTCATCCTCGCCGTCAAGCCCCAGGACATGAACAGGCTTCTCGACGAGCTCGCCCCCCATGTCTCGGCGGACCGCCTCGTGATCAGCGCGGCCGCCGGTATCACCACCGCCACGATCGAGAGCCGGCTCGCCGGCAACACCCCCGTCGTCCGTGTCATGCCCAACACCCCCGTCCTCGTCGACGAGGGCATGTCCGTGATCTCGGGCGGCAGCCACGCCACCGCCGAGCACCTGGCCCACACCGAGGAGATCTTCGGCGGAGTCGGCAAGACCCTTCGCGTCCCCGAGTCCCAGCAGGACGCCGCCACCGCCCTCTCCGGCTCCGGCCCCGCCTACTTCTACTTCCTCGTCGAGGCCATGACGGACGCCGGCATCCTCCTCGGCCTGCCCCGGGCGCAGGCCCACGATCTGATCGTCCAGGCCGCCATCGGCGCGGCGGTGATGCTGCGCGACTCCGGGGAGCACCCGGTCAAGCTCCGCGAGGCCGTGACCTCCCCTGCGGGGACCACCATCAACGCCATCCGCGAACTCGAGAACCACGGAGTCCGCGCCGCCCTCATCGCCGCGCTCGAAGCGGCCCGGGACCGCAGCCGCGAACTCGCCTCCGGCAACGGCTGAGCCGCCGAGGCCGGGTCGGCCCCGGCCCCGCGGCCCCGGCCCCGCGGCGGCAAGGCCGCGCTGCGAGCCGGTGCTCACCTCTCGCCGGTGCTCACCTCTCGCCAGCGCTCACTTTCCGGCTGCGGCCACCAGCTCGTCCGTCGTCACGACCGTCGCGAACCCGCCGCCGTGCAGCGTCACGGCGGTGGCCCGCGCCAGCTCATCGGCCCCCAGGCTCCAGCCGAAGGGCCCCGCGAGGTCGAAGGTGTACGTCGCGTCCAGCGCGAACAGCACCTCGTACCCCAGGTTGCCGCCCATCCGCGCCGTGGTCTCCGCGCACATGTTGGTCTGGATCCCGGCCACCACGAACTGCCGCACGCCCTGGGACCCGAACCACGCCGCCAGGTCCGGCGTCCCGTAGAACGCCGAGTTCACGGTCTTCGTCACCAGCAGCTCCGGTCCGTCGCCCTGCCCCCTCCTCTGCTCCACGTAGTCCTTGAACTCGTTGCCCGTCCGACCCGCCCGCAGCGGTGACCCCGGCTTCGACGAGTCATGCCGTACGAACACGACCGGACGGCCGCTCGACTGCCACGCGTCGATCAGCGAGGCGATGTT
It contains:
- a CDS encoding ABC transporter ATP-binding protein translates to MNNPSEGTPAPAVHARALTVVRGSRTVLRNLDFDVPPGQITGLLGPSGCGKSTLMRAVVGTQARVTGTLDVLGRPAGHAALRSRIGYVTQAPSVYDDLTVRQNLDYFAAVLDPGRAAAERRRRHVSQALTDVDLAAHAGSLAGRLSGGQRSRVSLAVALLGTPELLVLDEPTVGLDPVLRRDLWDLFHRIAAERGTTILVSSHVMDEAERCHRLLLLRDGELLADDTPDALRRRNDTATVEDAFLHLVDTANALQETAR
- a CDS encoding ABC transporter permease; translated protein: MNAQPTPPTVPATLAAPRRALSLSRTLATAARVLRQLRHDPRSIALMLLVPCLMLFLLRYVFDGSPQTFDAIGASLLGIFPLITMFLITSIATLRERTSGTLERLLAMPLGKADLIAGYALAFGLLAVVQSALATGLAVWFLGLDVVGSAWLLLLVALLDALLGTALGLFVSAFAASEFQAVQFMPAVIFPQLLLCGLFTARDNMHPVLEGFSNVLPMSYAVDGMNEVLRHTDVTADFLRDVLVVSACALLVLSLGAATLRRRTA
- the proC gene encoding pyrroline-5-carboxylate reductase, which codes for MTQTVAVLGTGKIGEALLSGMIRAGWPASALLVTTRRADRAEELRTRYGVEAVTNAEAAKRADTLILAVKPQDMNRLLDELAPHVSADRLVISAAAGITTATIESRLAGNTPVVRVMPNTPVLVDEGMSVISGGSHATAEHLAHTEEIFGGVGKTLRVPESQQDAATALSGSGPAYFYFLVEAMTDAGILLGLPRAQAHDLIVQAAIGAAVMLRDSGEHPVKLREAVTSPAGTTINAIRELENHGVRAALIAALEAARDRSRELASGNG
- a CDS encoding cysteine hydrolase family protein; translation: MEIAENAALVVVDVQKGFEEEVFWGRRNNPGADENIASLIDAWQSSGRPVVFVRHDSSKPGSPLRAGRTGNEFKDYVEQRRGQGDGPELLVTKTVNSAFYGTPDLAAWFGSQGVRQFVVAGIQTNMCAETTARMGGNLGYEVLFALDATYTFDLAGPFGWSLGADELARATAVTLHGGGFATVVTTDELVAAAGK